DNA from Stenotrophomonas acidaminiphila:
TGGTTCCTCGGCACCCAGACCGGCCACGCCGTGGCCGACGTGCTGTTCGGTGGCTACAGCCCGTCGGGCCGGCTGCCGGTGAGTTTCCCGCAGCATTCCGGGCAGCAGCCGTACTTCTACAACCACCCGCGCACGGGCCGCCCGGAGCTGCCGGAGATGTCCGAGTTCAAGGCGCGCTGGCGCGAGATCCCGAATGCGCCGCTGTACGCCTTCGGCCATGGCCTGGGCTACACCACGTTCGCCTACGGCGCGCCGCGCCTGAGCGCGCCGCAGCTGGACTGGGACGGCGAGCTGGTCGTCACCACCACCGTCACCAACACCGGCACCGTGGCCGCCGAGGAAGTGGTGCAGCTGTACGTGCACGACCGCGTCGCCAGCCGCGTGCGCCCGGTGCGCGAACTCAAGGCGTTCGAGAAGATCGCGCTGGCGCCCGGCCAGGCCAGGGACGTGGTGTTCCGGCTCGACCGCGGGCAGCTGGCCTTCACCAACAGCGAAGGCGTGTTCGCCGCCGAGCCCGGCCTGTTCGACCTGTGGGTGTGCGCGTCGTCGGCCGATGGCGAACCGGTGCGGTTCGAACTGCTGGCGCCCTGACCGCCTGCCCCGACCCGCCTGCCGGGCCGGGATGACGACCGGCATCTTGAAGCGGGCAGCGGGCGTGCGATGCTGTCGCTGCGCCCACGGAGACCCGTCATGCCCGCACCGATGCCCACCTACCTGCCGTGGCTGATGACTGCCGGTTTCGGCTGGATGTACTACCGCCGGCTCCGCCGCCACTTCGGCTGGCAGCCCTGGCAGCCGCGCCGCACCCTGGCGCGCATCGTGATCCTGGCGCTGGTGGCGGCGATGCTCGGGCTGGCGGCGGCCTTCGTGCCGCACGTGGCCGCCGGCATGGCCGTGGGCGCGCTGGCCGGCATCGCGTTGGGATGGTTTGCGCTGAAACACACGCGCTTCGACGCGCGCGAAGGCCGGCCCGGCTATACGCCCAATCCGTGGATCGGCGGCGCCCTGTCGCTGCTGCTGGTCGCGCGCCTGGCCTGGCGCTGGCAGGACGGCGCCTTCAGCCAGGGCATGGCGCCCGGCGCCGCCAACGCCAGCCCGCTGACCCTGGGCCTGGCTGCCGCCCTGGTCTGCTACGGCCTGACGCAGGCCATCGGCCTGCACCTGCGCCTGCGCTACAAACCGTAGCGCAGGCCCGTTGCGCGAGGGGCGTCAACGGCACGCCCTCCCGCGTACGACAGTGGCGGCTACGTGCGCGGCGTCAGCTTGAGCAGGCGCGCGTTGCTGCCGTCCTCCAGCAGCCACAGCGCGCCATCGGGGCCCTGCGTCACCGCGCGGATGCGCGCGCCCATGTCGAAGCGTTCGGCCTCGCGCGCGTTGTCGCCGTCGAAGGCGATGCGCACCAGCGACTGCGACGACAGCCCGCCGATGAAGCCATTGCCGCGCCACTGCGGGAACTGTGCACCGTCGTAGATGATCAGGCTGGACGGGGAAATGACCGGCGTCCAGCTGACCTTCGGCGCGACGAACTCCGGCCGGGTGTGGTGGTCGGGAATGTCGCGGCCGTCGTAATGGTCGCCGTTGGAGACCAGCGGGTAGCCGTAGTTGCCGCCGCGCCGGATCAGGTTGAGCTCGTCGCCGCCCTTCGGGCCCATCTCGTTTTCCCACAACCGCCCGCGCGCGTCGAACGCCAGCCCGAGGACGTTGCGGTGGCCGAGCGACCACACCTGGTTGGCCGGCGAACCCTGCGCGGCGAACGGGTTGTCGGCGGGCACGCTGCCGTCGTCGTTGAGGCGGATGATCTTGCCGAGGTTGCCGCCCATGTCCTGCGCGGGGTCGAACTTCTGCCGTTCGCTGGAACTGATCCACAGCTTGCCATCGGGCCCGAACAGCAGGCGGTGCCCGTAGTGGCCATTGCCGCTCACCTTCGGCGTCTGCCGCCAGATCACCTGCGGCTCGACCAGGCGGCCGCCGCCCTGCGCGTCGAGCACCAGTTTCGCGCGCGCCACCGCGGCGCCGCGGGTGTCGTTCGCGCCGGGCTCGGCGTAGCTGTAGTAGACCAGCCCGTTGCGGGCGAACTGCGGGTGCAGGGCGACATCGCCGAAGCCCCCCTGGCCGGCATGCGCCACCCGCGGCACCCCGGCGATCTCATGGCGGCGGCCGCTGGCCGGGTC
Protein-coding regions in this window:
- a CDS encoding glucose dehydrogenase — translated: MPRPLLLSLALALTPVLSITACAADPAAQAALKPAQWPFTATEVARFDSPWAMAFLPDRSLLVTEKAGRLVHFDPASGRRHEIAGVPRVAHAGQGGFGDVALHPQFARNGLVYYSYAEPGANDTRGAAVARAKLVLDAQGGGRLVEPQVIWRQTPKVSGNGHYGHRLLFGPDGKLWISSSERQKFDPAQDMGGNLGKIIRLNDDGSVPADNPFAAQGSPANQVWSLGHRNVLGLAFDARGRLWENEMGPKGGDELNLIRRGGNYGYPLVSNGDHYDGRDIPDHHTRPEFVAPKVSWTPVISPSSLIIYDGAQFPQWRGNGFIGGLSSQSLVRIAFDGDNAREAERFDMGARIRAVTQGPDGALWLLEDGSNARLLKLTPRT